One genomic region from Cryptococcus gattii WM276 chromosome C, complete sequence encodes:
- a CDS encoding Monosaccharide transporter, putative (Similar to TIGR gene model, INSD accession AAW42137.1) translates to MSSNEKSPVVGSGKIVTYGGLHGNALLYAIVGTATTGFSLFGYDQGLMSGIIASDQFNTEFPATHQRDANDVHAGTVQGSVTSCYEVGCFLGALFAYFFGERMGRRRVMLMGAVIMIIGTIISVCAFGPGDPRGNVGGFVQFIVGRVITGVGNGANTATIPSWVAESSKAHNRGFLICMEASTVAVGTVIAYWIDFGLSFVNSSVSWRFPIALQILFALILIGGVMVLPESPRWLLSHGYDHEGLRVIAALDSKAEDDPVAIADKNKVSDAIAAQQSAKSNRKRDILKGGKNQHLRRAMVGASTQLFQQIGGCNAVIYYSTVLFENQIGLDKTLSLILGGVLSIVYAIFALTSFFLVERVGRRKLFLIGTFGQAAAMFITFGCLLPGGAQAAKGGAFGLYLFIAFFGATWLPLPWLYPAELNSMAVRTQANAISTMVNWLFNFTVVQVLPTMTASIGAYTFLFFACINCVFLPFIYLFYPETTGRTLEELDVIFAHAHLTQRRPTLVAAELPKLTDFQVQEMTDRYDIHGGAADTENPSSYGAPINAGAPDTALPPKHPQDDPNYYPDGSRRPSGGTAESGEQTRVTTPSGEKTSATPPA, encoded by the exons ATGTCGAGCAACGAGAAAAGCCCAGTAGTCGGGTCGGGCAAGATCGTTACTTATGGTGGTCTTCACGGTAACGCCTTGCTCTATGCTATTGTTGGCACCGCCACTACAGGTTTCAGTCTTTTTGGCTAT GACCAAG GTCTTATGTCTGGTATTATTGCCTCAGATCAGTTCAACACGGAATTCCCTGCC ACTCATCAACGTGACGCCAACGATGTACATGCCGGTACCGTCCAAGGTAGTGTGACCTCGTGTTACGAAGTTGGTTGTTTCCTAGGTGCCCTTTTCGCCTACTTCTTTGGCGAACGTATGGGTCGTAGACGGGTCATGCTTATGGGCGCCGTTATCATGATCATTGGAACCATCATCTCTGTGTGCGCCTTTGGTCCTGGAGACCCTAGAGGCAATGTCGGCGGTTTCGTTCAGTTCATCGTCGGTCGTGTGATCACTGGCGTGGGAAACGGTGCGAATACTGCTACTATCCCTTCTTGGGTTGCCGAAAGTTCCAAAGCACACAACCGTGGTTTCTTGATTTGTATGGAAGCTTCTACAGTTGCTGTTGGTACCGTCATCGCCTACTGGATCGATTTCGGTCTTTCTTTTGTGAAC AGTTCCGTCTCTTGGCGATTTCCCATTGCTTTGCAAATCCTTTTCGCCCTTATCCTTATCGGCGGTGTTATGGTTCTTCCCGAGTCCCCACGTTGGTTGCTTTCCCATGGCTACGACCATGAAGGTTTGAGAGTCATTGCTGCTCTTGATTCCAAGGCCGAGGATGATCCTGTTGCTATTGCGGACAAGAACAAGG TTTCTGACGCCATCGCTGCTCAGCAAAGTGCCAAGTCTAACAGAAAGAGGGACATCTTAAAAGGCGGCAAGAACCAGCACCTCCGAAGAGCCATGGTCGGTGCCTCCACACAGCTTTTCCAACAAATTGGCGGTTGCAATGC TGTCATTTACTATTCTACCGTCTTGTTTGAGAACCAAATCGGCCTCGACAAAACACTCTCTCTCATTTTGGGCGGTGTTCTCTCAATCGTCTACGCTATATTTGCTCTcacctccttcttccttgtTGAGCGAGTCGGTCGTCGAAAGCTTTTCCTTATTGGTACTTTTGGACAAGCTGCTGCCATGTTCATCACTTTTGGCTGCCTTCTTCCTGGCGGTGCTCAGGCGGCCAAAGGTGGCGCTTTCGGCCTTTACCTGTTCATTGCGTTCTTTGGTGCTACTTGgctccctcttccttggCTTTACCCTGCCGAGCTCAACTCTATGGCCGTTAGGACCCAGGCAAACGCTATCTCTACCATGGTCAACTGGCTTTTCAATTTCACTGTCGTGCAGGTTTTGCCAACAATGACGGCCTCCATTGGCGCTTACactttcctcttcttcgcgTGTATCAACTGTGTATTTTTACCATTCATTTACTTGTTTTATCCAG AGACCACTGGACGAACTTTGGAGGAGCTTGACGTTATCTTCGCCCATGCTCATCTTAC TCAACGTCGACCTACCCTCGTGGCTGCTGAGCTCCCCAAGCTCACTGATTTCCAAGTCCAAGAAATGACTGATCGGTATGACATCCACGGTGGCGCCGCCGACACTGAAAACCCGTCTTCCTATGGTGCCCCTATTAATGCCGGTGCTCCTGACACCGCCCTTCCTCCTAAACACCCCCAGGATGACCCTAACTACTATCCCGATGGCAGCCGCAGACCTTCAGGGGGTACCGCTGAGAGCGGTGAGCAAACTAGAGTGACTACTCCTTCCGGCGAGAAGACTAGTGCCACTCCACCGGCGTAA
- a CDS encoding uncharacterized protein (Similar to TIGR gene model, INSD accession AAW42139.1): protein MSQSNKAILFVFTSADKLLNGAPTGWYLPEAAHPYYVLSPHYRIEAISTKGGPVPVDQHSVENFQDEESQKFLKDPDAQKLVKNTKKVEDVKAADYEAIFVIGGHGPLIDLAKSEKFAKLVEDFYVAKKPVSAVCHGPGALILATNPTTKKSIFAGACATGFSNSEEAQTPYNDFVNILPFSLEDKIKELGGKYEKANQDWGVKVIWDQGILTGQNPASAGPLAVKLKEILEA from the exons ATGTCACAGTCTAACAAAGCCATACTTTTCGTCTTCACTTCTGCCGACAAACTTCTCAACGGTGCA CCCACAGGTTGGTATCTCCCTGAGGCGGCCCATCCATACTATGTCCTTTCCCCCCACTACCGCATTGAGGCTATTTCTACAAAGGGCGGCCCTGTCCCTGTTGACCAACACTCTGTCGAGAATTTCCAGGATGAAGAGTCGCAGAAGTTTTTGAAAGACCCTGACGCCCAAAAGTTGGTTAAAAATACCAAAAAGGTAGAAGACGTCAAGGCCGCGGATTATGAAGCTATTTTTGTCATCGGCGGA CATGGGCCTTTGATTGATTTGGCGAAGAGCGAAAAATTTGCCAAGCTTGTAGAGGATTTCTACGTTGCGAAAAAA CCGGTGTCTGCAGTGTGCCATGGCCCTGGAGCTCTCATCCTTGCTACCAACCCGACTACTAAAAAGTCTATTTTCGCCGGCGCATGTGCCACAGGCTTTTCTAACAGTGAAGAAGCCCAAACACCTTACAATGATTTTGTCAATATTCTCCCGTTCAGTTTGGAAGACAAGATCAAGGAACTTGGTGGGAAGTATGAGAAGGCGAACCAAGACTGGGGCGTTAAAGTTATTTGGGATCAGGGGATTTTGACCG GTCAAAACCCTGCTTCTGCTGGGCCTCTCGCGGTAAAGTTGAAGGAAATTTTGGAAGCCTGA
- a CDS encoding Rio2p serine kinase, putative (Similar to TIGR gene model, INSD accession AAW42141.1; involved in the processing of the 20S pre-rRNA into mature 18S rRNA), whose protein sequence is MKLDATDLRYISADEFRVLTAVEMGSKNHEVVPSQLVAELSQIRGGNVKKALGDLAKRNLVARVQNVKYDGFRLTYGGLDYLALRTFSRRKPPSVHSVGTRIGVGKESDIYVVADENGEKRVLKMHRLGRISFRAIKSKRDYLGKRKSASWMYMSRLSAQKEFAFMKALYQHGFPVPVPIDQARHCVVMSLVDGYPLRSVEVVDDPADLYSKLMELIVRLAHAGLIHGDFNEFNIMLLRKTGEPIVIDFPQMVSTRHENAEYFFNRDVNCIRRFFRRRFRYEATSWPTWKDVLEIETGNAESAIQEKSSDDLTDLPETQKRVRIDLEVEASGFGRALQRELEDYMIEVQDLPASEGDEEESEEEEEEEEEEEEEGEKEALPSNFQGIDAEVPSDEAAMAARLEALRLHRALGNDLSNEDADPDSEHSLTDPASDDDSDDSDDSTGVAQTDFTTYTPSMRNQPRHHARLPVKEFENRGGVRSAIAKQVERERYQTERKANAGKTSVKLGKQKGHKWKSSDKYMVGKDSGW, encoded by the exons ATGAAATTGGACGCCACCGATCTAAGATATATTTCTGCGGACGAGTTTCGTGTTCTCACTGCT GTTGAGATGGGCTCTAAAAATCATGAAGTAGTCCCCTCTCAGCTTGTCGCCGAATTGTCCCAGATCCGCGGGGGAAACGTCAAGAAGGCTCTAGGAGACCTCGCAAAACGTAACCTGGTAGCTAGAGTACAGAATGTCAAAT ATGATGGATTCAGGTTGACTTATGGTGGTTTGGACTATCTTGCCTTGAGAACCTTCTCTCGCAGAAAACCACCAAGTGTTCATTCAGTGGGGACCAGGATTGGTGTCGGCAAAGAAAGCGATATTTATGTCGTCGCAGATGAAAACGGTGAAAAGAGGGTATTGAAGATGCATAG GTTGGGAAGGATCAGTTTCAGAGCTATCAAGAGCAAACGAGACTATcttggaaagagaaagagtGCTTCTTGGATGTACATGAGCAGACTATCAGCTCAGAAAGAGTTCGCTTTTATGAAA GCACTTTATCAACATGGTTTTCCTGTACCAGTACCCATCGATCAGGCACGTCATTGCGTCGTCATGTCTCTAGTCGATGGCTACCCTTT GCGGTCTGTCGAAGTCGTGGACGATCCCGCGGATTTGTACTCTAAACTGATGGAGCTTATTGTCCGTCTAGCTCATGCCGGCTTAATCCATGGAGACTTCAATGAGTTTAACATCATGCTTTTAAGAAAAACTGGAGAGCCCATCGTGATTGACTTTCCTCAAATGGTCAGTACCAGACATGAGAATGCGGAATA TTTTTTTAATCGCGACGTGAATTGTATTCGTCGTTTCTTCAGAAGGCGCTTTAGATATGAAGCTACTTCTTGGCCAACCTGGAAGGATGTTTTGGAAATCGAAACTGGAAATGCTGAGAGTGCTATACAAGAGAAGTCAAGCGACGATCTGACGGACCTTCCGGAGACCCAGAAGCGTGTGAGAATTGATTTGGAAGTGGAGGCCAGTGGCTTCGGACGTGCTTTGCAACGCGAGCTTGAGGAC TATATGATCGAAGTGCAAGATCTTCCCGCAAGTGAGGgtgacgaagaagaaagtgaagaagaagaggaggaggaagaagaagaagaggaggagggggagaaggaggcTTTACCGTCAAATTTTCAAGGCATTGATGCTGAAGTGCCATCTGACGAAGCCGCTATGGCGGCTCGTCTGGAAGCGCTCCGCCTTCATCGAGCTTTGGGCAACGATCTCAGCAACGAAGATGCCGACCCTGATTCAGAACACTCCCTCACTGACCCCGCATCTGACGATGACTCAGATGATTCAGATGATTCTACGGGTGTTGCTCAGACAGACTTCACAACATACACACCTTCAATGCGTAATCAACCTCGTCATCACGCCAGACTGCCGGTGAAGGAGTTCGAGAATCGGGGGGGGGTAAGGAGCGCTATTGCAAAACAAGTAGAGAGAGAGAGGTATCAGACGGAAAGGAAGGCCAATGCGGGGAAAACAAGTGTGAAGTTGGGTAAGCAGAAGGGGCATAAGTGGAAGAGCAGTGATAAATACATGGTCGGGAAGGATAGCGGATGGTAA
- a CDS encoding ATP-dependent peptidase, putative (Similar to TIGR gene model, INSD accession AAW42143.1) codes for MLSRSVQAAGFDLFLPSRTTSLSCQKYGARSSPNLKILRKTSQFVSLHFIPLRALHSSTSRNGIFSSRSTTPKPSEAQTDVDQPLTPFQARIAELEIKAHANKEDPDAQLAFLRQLSEGGEFAGLVAYYEGMALAEDTSGSRALLKDDEAWGIFMDALARSGRLGDIATMVRKRDRLLASIGVHGGSSSSAPLVSSPIPPSGSANNLSTSTSSATSPGSSMASPLLSQVVSPTPLANASNASTQSHPGAGSPLNPIYVQMAPPTPQMNAWRALRWVAGFLLWGFIILTVMSMVIENTGLLKAGPGPVEFEPEEGKIVKFSDVHGVEEAKAELEEIVEFLKNPEKFSALGGKLPKGVLLTGPPGTGKTMLARAVAGEAEVPFLFASGSSFDEMFVGVGAKRVRELFAAARKKAPAIIFIDELDAIGSKRSAKDQHYMKQTLNQLLVELDGFEQAEGVIIIAATNFPESLDKALTRPGRFDRHVVVGLPDVRGRIEILKHHMSEVQYDVDVDPSVIARGCPGMSGADLQNLVNQAAVKASRDGSSSVQLKHFEWAKDRILMGAERRSHYVTEESKRSTAYHEGGHALVALHTPGAMPLHKVTIMPRGQALGITFQLPEQDKDSYTRREFNAMIDVALGGRAAEEMIFGHDNVTSGCSSDLQRATDVATRMIRNYGFSDKVGLVAHGDEESVYLSSKKKDEIESEIRSFLDQSMARTENLLKAHEDELHRLAEALVEYETLSLDEVKQVLDGKRLDRPTTEGESLKSQGEKDGKGPIVDGI; via the exons ATGCTTTCTAGATCCGTGCAGGCCGCAGGGTTCGACCTGTTTCTGCCGTCGAGGACAACTAGTTTAAGTTGCCAAAAATACGGTGCGCGAAGTTCGCCAAATCTTAAG ATCCTGAGGAAAACGTCGCAATTCGTTTCGCTACATTTCATTCCTCTTCGAGCCCTCCACAGTTCTACATCCCGCAATGGCATTTTTAGCTCTCGGTCTACTACCCCTAAACCGTCAGAAGCCCAAACCGATGTCGACCAACCCTTAACTCCTTTTCAAGCTCGAATTGCAGAACTAGAGATCAAGGCTCATGCAAATAAAGAGGATCCAGACGCCCAGCTTGCATTTTTACGCCAGCTTTCTGAAGGAGGAGAATTCGCAGGCTTGGTCGCGTACTACGAAGGAATGGCTCTTGCCGAGGATACATCTGGAAGTCGGGCTCTTCtgaaagatgatgaagcaTGGGGCATATTTATGGACGCGTTGGCGAGATCAGGCAGGTTGGGTGATATAGCGACTATGGTCAGGAAAAGAGATCGGCTGCTGGCTTCCATAGGTGTTCATGGCGggtcttcctcttctgcgCCTTTGGTATCCAGTCCTATACCACCCTCTGGATCAGCAAACAATCTGTCAACCTCAACCTCTTCTGCCACTTCACCAGGTTCTTCAATGGCGTCACCTTTGCTAAGCCAGGTGGTGTCGCCAACTCccttggcaaatgcttCAAATGCGTCTACTCAGTCTCATCCTGGTGCAGGTTCTCCGCTAAATCCGATATACGTGCAAATGGCTCCCCCTACTCCGCAGATGAACGCCTGGCGCGCTTTACGTTGGGTAGCTGGATTCCTATTGTGGGGATTTATTATTCTTACGGTCATGTCGATGGTCATAGAGAACACTGGGCTACTGAAGGCAGGTCCTGGCCCTGTCGAGTTTGAACCAGAGGAAGGCAAGATAGTCAAATTTAGCGATGTCCATGGGGTGGAAGAAGCTAAAGCG GAACTGGAGGAAATTGTGGAGTTTCTCAAAAACCCGGAGAAGTTCTCGGCTCTTGGGGGCAAACTTCCAAAAGGAGTACTTCTGACTGGCCCTCCTGGTACCGGTAAGACTATGCTCGCTCGTGCTGTAGCAGGCGAAGCGGAAGTCCCGTTTTTGTTTGCTTCTGGTTCAAGTTTTGACGAAATGTTTGTTGGTGTCGGAG CTAAACGTGTCAGGGAGTTGTTCGCTGCTGCCAGGAAGAAGGCTCCCGCGATCATTTTCATTGATGAGCTCGATGCTATTGGCTCCAAACGAAGTGCTAAGGATCAACATTATATGAAACAAACTTTGAATCAACTTCTTGTGGAACTTGACGGCTTTGAACAGGCGGAAGGtgtcatcatcattgcAGCCACCAACTTCCCCGAATCTCTCGACAAAGCGCTTACCCGTCCTGGACGTTTTGATAGACATG TTGTGGTTGGTCTACCTGACGTCCGCGGGCGTATAGAAATTCTCAAGCATCACATGTCCGAGGTGCAATACGATGTGGATGTTGATCCTAGTGTCATTGCGCGAGGCTGTCCTGGTATGAGCGGTGCAGATTTACAGAACCTGGTCAATCAGGCCGCTGTCAAGGCGTCCAGAGATGGATCGAGCAGCGTTCAATTGAAGCATTTCGAATGGGCTAAAG ATCGTATCTTGATGGGGGCTGAAAGGAGATCTCATTATGTGACAGAGGAGTCCAAGCGATCAACTGCTTATCATGAAGGTGGTCACGCTCTTGTTGCTCTGCATACTCCCGGGGCCATGCCCCTACACAAAGT TACAATCATGCCCAGAGGCCAGGCTCTTGGCATTACTTTTCAGCTACCCGAACAAGACAAGG ACTCGTACACCCGTCGCGAATTCAATGCTATGATTGACGTTGCTCTTGGTGGCCGCGCGGCTGAGGAGATGATATTTGGCCATGACAATGTAACGAGTGGATGCTCAAGCGACCTTCAACGTGCAACGGATGTTGCTACCAGGATGATTCGG AATTACGGCTTCAGTGACAAAGTCGGATTAGTTGCCCATGGGGATGAAGAATCTGTCTATCTTTCAAGTAAGAAGAAAGACGAGATCGAAAGTGAAATTCGAAG TTTCCTAGATCAGAGTATGGCCAGAACAGAGAA